In Acropora muricata isolate sample 2 chromosome 11, ASM3666990v1, whole genome shotgun sequence, one DNA window encodes the following:
- the LOC136890287 gene encoding uncharacterized protein produces MALILRFAVFALLLLSYQCEAKAENCSETQCLLLLDGDEPVASEFHFKASQNGVRLVYINLVIGNASYDPLDLPDVFLPHRWIWANTIHEPMLSLPDDYDILSLGLLNYQVRSIDVKLKDQPSGCLAKLKSTCKNLVVGRMLLENVTSSISGDPLQKKTPVVCVAVISTTRPDDLGVVDMWYDCCDMQKEAHTGPATIRCDQRIDVGHWVEIVSNIFVVLSFCLAMFAPALPLAFPDYVFSLENEVKKEERMAEQTNMETTAGQGNTNDETEGEQENQSATREDPSNIEHVSLQTVPTNNTSYQEETAQNASNCVGNSQERGEESKFIPVHDSSPMILSTLLRASFKKFSDIPLSFSIKLAVMSFCVYPCVFYVQIDRYKTLKKTSIDEITKKHVLFGVVFSQKFIFVNPTVTYDFWAPTHYFVTAMIIMIIILVLFLRPKDFILKENEVCPICRFIDTKCRSLKLNLPLTSRRSLGDEIHLHLDILHHCVWYFLRLFGNILALICDKLLLGRRLRKEMHQESRRRHLLCVGLRLISLIVALPFIFVGGVFCLLILIVILIILMFYLSPLIAVSAFSMVKIKRVQSRQRLWFGRFCLLYLIATWQCFSLTLLTNSCLFVSNVVAYTIIGLALNVSFVTPILTFVLVLTTNVYLCYAIMQSKYREVKKMISVRMQEFQWNNNFPKDAIPVELYWLICDKVLPIKSEMSRMLRNMVLVTAFLFLALSSIVFFGNTYDISTFTTAIYVFFTGSIPPLFLRILTTSNNIIGWEKIRMEREIDEAVKEYRGSRNGEAAGPQIADT; encoded by the coding sequence ATGGCTCTCATACTGCGTTTCGCTGTCTTCGCTCTTTTGTTATTGTCGTATCAGTGCGAAGCCAAGGCAGAGAATTGCAGCGAAACTCAGTGCCTGCTTTTACTTGATGGAGACGAGCCAGTGGCATCGGAGTTTCATTTCAAGGCTTCCCAGAACGGTGTTAGGTTGGTTTATATCAACTTGGTCATCGGTAACGCGAGCTACGATCCACTGGACTTACCAGACGTGTTCCTCCCTCACAGATGGATCTGGGCCAACACAATCCATGAACCGATGCTCTCTTTACCCGACGATTACGATATTCTTTCTTTGGGTCTTCTGAATTATCAAGTAAGAAGCATAGACGTAAAGTTGAAAGATCAACCGAGCGGATGTCTGGCTAAATTGAAGTCGACATGCAAAAATCTAGTGGTCGGAAGAATGTTGTTGGAAAATGTGACAAGTAGCATCTCTGGTGACCCATTGCAAAAAAAGACGCCAGTTGTTTGTGTCGCAGTAATAAGCACCACACGGCCTGACGATCTCGGTGTAGTAGATATGTGGTATGATTGCTGTGACATGCAGAAGGAAGCCCACACTGGGCCGGCCACAATTAGGTGCGATCAGAGAATTGACGTTGGACACTGGGTGGAGATAGTAAGTAACATCTTTGTGGTGTTATCATTTTGCTTGGCAATGTTCGCTCCTGCACTTCCTCTAGCATTTCCAGACTATGTTTTTAGTCTTGAAAACGAAGTTAAAAAGGAAGAGCGCATGGCAGAGCAGACCAATATGGAAACAACAGCAGGTCAAGGCAACACCAATGATGAAACGGAAGGTGAACAGGAGAACCAGAGTGCAACTAGAGAAGATCCAAGCAACATAGAGCATGTATCCCTGCAAACTGTTCCTACTAATAATACTTCGTATCAAGAAGAAACCGCCCAAAACGCATCAAATTGTGTAGGAAATAGTCAAGAAAGGGGGGAGGAAAGCAAATTCATCCCTGTACATGATTCAAGTCCAATGATTTTGTCAACCCTTTTACGTGCGTCTTTTAAGAAATTCTCAGATATACCGTTATCATTCAGCATCAAATTAGCTGTGATGAGTTTTTGCGTTTATCCATGTGTCTTCTATGTTCAAATAGATCGCTATAAAACGCTGAAAAAGACGTCTATCGACGAAATCACAAAGAAACATGTCCTATTTGGAGTTGTATTTAGTCAGAAGTTTATATTCGTCAACCCAACCGTAACTTATGACTTCTGGGCTCCTACACACTATTTCGTAACGGCAatgattattatgattatcatactggtattatttttaagaccgaaggatttcattttgaaagagaaCGAAGTATGTCCTATTTGCCGCTTTATCGACACAAAATGCAGAAGCCTTAAGTTAAACCTTCCATTGACATCTCGACGTTCTTTGGGAGATGAAATTCATCTTCATTTAGATATCCTCCACCATTGCGTTTGGTATTTTTTACGTCTTTTTGGTAACATCCTTGCTTTAATTTGTGACAAACTTTTGTTAGGACGACGTCTACGCAAAGAGATGCATCAAGAATCGCGAAGAAGGCATCTACTTTGCGTTGGTTTGCGTTTAATTTCTTTGATAGTCGCACTACCTTTTATATTTGTAGGtggagttttttgtttgttgattttaattgtgattttgATTATATTGATGTTTTATCTTTCTCCACTCATAGCAGTTAGTGCGTTTTCTATGGTCAAGATAAAACGCGTACAAAGTCGTCAGCGTTTGTGGTTCGGGCGGTTTTGTCTATTATATCTAATAGCTACGTGGCAATGTTTTTCTCTTACATTGTTGACAAATTCTTGCCTTTTTGTCAGTAATGTTGTGGCATATACAATTATAGGATTAGCTCTTAATGTAAGCTTTGTGACGCCTATCCTGACTTTTGTCCTGGTACTCACAACAAATGTGTATCTATGCTATGCTATAATGCAGAGTAAATATAGGGAAGTAAAGAAAATGATTTCGGTAAGGATGCAAGAATTCCAGTGGAACAACAATTTCCCTAAGGATGCAATTCCCGTAGAGCTTTATTGGTTAATCTGTGACAAGGTTTTGCCTATTAAATCTGAAATGAGTCGAATGCTTCGCAATATGGTTCTGGTGACagcgtttttgtttttagcactATCTTCCATTGTTTTCTTTGGAAATACGTATGATATTTCGACTTTTACCACAGCGATCTATGTGTTTTTCACTGGTTCAATTCCACCATTGTTTTTAAGAATACTGACTACGAGTAACAATATCATTGGATGGGAAAAAATAAGGATGGAACGAGAAATTGACGAAGCGGTCAAAGAATATAGAGGCAGTAGAAACGGGGAAGCTGCAGGACCACAAATTGCAGATACTTGA
- the LOC136890411 gene encoding uncharacterized protein isoform X1, producing MALIVRFAFIALLLLPYQCEARAENCSQTSCLLLPVGDDQVVSEFRLKSSEKGVRLVYINLVIGNASYDPLELPDVFLPHRWIWANTIHEPMLSLPEDYDMLSAGLLNYQVRSIEVKLEDHPSGCLAKLNSTCQNLAVGRMLLENVTSSISGDILHKKTPVVCVAVINTTTTDAFSERDMDYLCCEVHKEACNGRTGIRCKEEIDVGDWVATVRKSFVFLSCFLALFAPALPLALPDYVFSLEDEVEKENRQAEQTNIEITRYLCVTDYSTESEQDNQRGTGADRSKTEDAALCTMTSTATDTANNKNNIYNNDTIQEETGQNTSICVANSRDQDEESKFIPVDDSSPMNVSTLLRESFQKFPDVPLSLNIKLAVMCLCVYPCVLSVQIGLYYTLKKTSMDEIRNKRVLVGSVFGGGVVFVDVTVISDEVEFWILNIAMIISIFILVLLLKPKDFFVGENELCRLCRVLSPTNNNLNFSLGSRRTLGDEMHHHLKLLHYYLWNSGVAYGNIVVSIYYRLSLGCLRKKMRKKSRGNHLCWVFLRLISLIFALPCIIVGGVLSSLIFIIFFIISLVFFSPALTVSWFSLSKILHFLDIGGKRAFFISIGILCLTSLYLIFAILLLANSCLFISVVVAYVIIGLGLNASIVTPFLAFFLVLTTNLYLCYAKLQRKYKEVKKMILEKLKEFHMNSDGPKGTISLEIYWFVCDRVLPIKAEVCRMLGSMVLVIAFLFLSLSSIVFFGNKYDISTFTTTVSVFFTGSIAPLFLRILTTSDNIIGWEKIKMEREIDEVVKEYRGSRSGEVARQQIAETRV from the coding sequence ATGGCTCTCATAGTGCGTTTCGCTTTCATCGCTCTTTTGTTATTGCCGTATCAGTGCGAAGCCAGGGCAGAGAATTGCAGCCAAACATCGTGTCTGCTTTTACCAGTTGGAGACGATCAAGTTGTATCTGAATTTCGTTTGAAGTCTTCCGAAAAAGGTGTTAGGTTGGTTTATATCAATTTGGTCATCGGTAACGCGAGCTACGATCCACTGGAATTACCAGACGTGTTCCTCCCTCACCGGTGGATCTGGGCCAACACAATCCATGAGCCGATGCTCTCTTTACCCGAAGATTACGATATGCTTTCTGCGGGTCTTCTCAATTACCAAGTGAGAAGCATAGAGGTAAAGTTGGAAGATCATCCGAGCGGATGTCTGGCTAAATTGAACTCGACATGCCAGAATCTAGCGGTCGGAAGAATGTTGTTAGAAAATGTGACAAGTAGCATCTCTGGTGACATATTGCACAAAAAGACGCCAGTGGTTTGTGTCGCAGTAATAAACACTACAACAACTGACGCTTTCAGTGAACGCGATATGGATTATCTTTGCTGTGAAGTGCATAAGGAAGCCTGCAATGGGCGGACCGGGATTCGGTGCAAAGAAGAAATTGACGTTGGCGACTGGGTGGCGACGGTACGTAAGAGCTTCGTTTTTCTATCATGTTTTTTAGCACTGTTCGCTCCTGCACTTCCTCTAGCATTACCAGACTATGTTTTTAGTCTTGAAGACGAAGTTGAAAAGGAGAATCGCCAGGCAGAGCAGACCAATATAGAAATAACAAGATATCTATGCGTCACCGATTATTCAACTGAAAGTGAACAGGACAACCAGAGGGGGACTGGAGCAGATCGGAGCAAGACAGAGGATGCAGCCCTGTGCACTATGACTTCTACTGCTACTGATACTgctaataacaaaaataatatttataataatgataCGATTCAAGAAGAAACCGGGCAAAACACTTCGATTTGTGTGGCAAATAGTCGGGATCAAGATGAGGAAAGTAAATTCATTCCCGTAGATGATTCAAGTCCAATGAATGTTTCAACTCTTTTACGTGAGTCTTTTCAGAAATTCCCAGATGTACCGTTATCTTTAAACATCAAATTAGCCGTGATGTGTCTTTGCGTTTATCCATGCGTCCTCTCTGTTCAAATAGGACTCTATTATACGCTGAAAAAGACTTCTATGGACGAAATCAGAAACAAACGTGTCCTAGTTGGCAGTGTATTTGGTGGAGGTGTTGTGTTTGTCGACGTAACGGTAATTTCTGACGAGGTGGAATTCTGGATCCTAAATATAGCAATGATAATTTCGATTTTTATACTTGTATTACTTTTGAAACCGAAGGACTTTTTCGTGGGAGAGAATGAGTTATGTCGGCTTTGTCGCGTTCTCAGCCCgacaaacaataatttaaactTTTCGTTGGGATCTCGACGTACATTGGGGGATGAAATGCACCATCACTTAAAACTTCTACACTATTACCTCTGGAATTCTGGGGTTGCTTATGGAAATATTGTGGTTTCAATTTATTACCGTCTTTCGTTAGGATGTCTGCgcaaaaagatgcgaaaaaaATCGCGAGGAAATCATCTGTGTTGGGTTTTTTTGCGTTTAATTTCTTTGATATTCGCACTACCTTGTATAATTGTGGGTGGAGTGCTCAGTTCGctgattttcattattttttttattatttcacttgttttcttttctccagCCCTAACGGTCAGTTGGTTTTCTTTGAGCAAGATTTTACATTTCCTAGACATCGGAGGGAAAAGGGCTTTTTTTATTTCGATTGGTATTTTGTGTTTAACTAGTTTGTACCTGATATTTGCAATCTTGTTGCTGGCAAATTCTTGCCTTTTTATTAGTGTCGTTGTGGCATATGTGATAATTGGATTAGGTCTTAATGCAAGCATTGTGACGCCCTTCCTGGCTTTCTTCCTGGTACTCACAACAAACTTGTATTTATGCTATGCTAAACTGCAGAGGAAATATAAAGAGGTCAAGAAAATGATATTGGAGAAGCTAAAAGAATTTCACATGAATAGCGATGGCCCAAAGGGTACAATTAGCTTAGAGATATATTGGTTCGTCTGTGACAGGGTTTTGCCAATTAAAGCTGAAGTGTGTCGAATGCTCGGCAGTATGGTTTTGGTCATagcgtttttgtttttatcactatcttctattgttttctttggaaATAAGTATGATATTTCGACTTTTACCACAACGGTCTCTGTGTTTTTCACTGGTTCAATTGCACCATTGTTTTTAAGAATACTGACTACGAGTGACAATATCATTGGATGGGAAAAAATCAAGATGGAACGAGAAATTGACGAAGTGGTCAAAGAATATAGAGGCAGTAGAAGCGGGGAAGTTGCAAGACAACAAATTGCAGAAACTCGAGTTTAA